In a single window of the Streptacidiphilus sp. P02-A3a genome:
- the fabI gene encoding enoyl-ACP reductase FabI, with protein sequence MSGLLAGKRVLVTGVLMESSIAFHAARLAQEQGAEVVLTGYGRLSLVERIAKRLPEPPPVIELDVQDQAQLDSLAERVRERLGADATLDGIVHSIAFAPQDAMGGGFLDTGWPSVATAVEVSAYSLKALAVACLPLIGERGAALVGIDFDAQLAWPAYDWMGVAKAALEATSRYLARDLGGRGIRCNLVAAGPVRTTAAKSIPGFDLFREVWEQRAPLGWDVTDSEPAARGVVGLLSDWFPKTTGEIVHVDGGVHAIGA encoded by the coding sequence GTGAGCGGGCTGCTGGCGGGCAAGCGGGTGCTGGTCACCGGCGTGCTGATGGAGTCCTCGATCGCCTTCCACGCCGCGCGGCTGGCCCAGGAGCAGGGCGCCGAGGTGGTGCTGACCGGCTACGGGCGGCTGAGCCTGGTGGAGCGGATCGCCAAGCGGCTGCCGGAACCGCCGCCGGTGATCGAACTCGACGTGCAGGACCAGGCGCAGCTCGACTCGCTGGCGGAGCGGGTGCGCGAGCGGCTGGGCGCCGACGCCACCCTGGACGGCATCGTGCACTCGATCGCCTTCGCCCCGCAGGACGCGATGGGCGGCGGCTTCCTGGACACCGGCTGGCCGTCGGTGGCGACCGCGGTCGAGGTCTCCGCCTACTCGCTGAAGGCGCTGGCGGTGGCCTGCCTGCCGCTGATCGGCGAGCGCGGGGCCGCGCTGGTGGGCATCGACTTCGACGCCCAGCTGGCCTGGCCCGCGTACGACTGGATGGGTGTGGCCAAGGCCGCGCTGGAGGCGACCTCCCGCTACCTGGCCCGGGACCTGGGCGGGCGCGGCATCCGCTGCAACCTGGTCGCGGCCGGTCCGGTGCGGACCACGGCCGCCAAGTCCATCCCCGGCTTCGACCTGTTCCGCGAGGTGTGGGAGCAGCGGGCGCCGCTCGGCTGGGACGTCACCGACAGCGAGCCCGCCGCGCGCGGGGTGGTCGGGCTGCTGTCCGACTGGTTCCCGAAGACCACCGGCGAGATCGTGCACGTCGACGGCGGGGTGCACGCCATCGGCGCCTGA
- a CDS encoding alpha/beta hydrolase, whose translation MDATAAVVRTAINSTSCVSERLAGKGAFGLFRNPMGHSKLRPSEHPVMERARTGRLEVHGKSVATYHWGSGERPVLLVHGWESRGSRFSAFAAALLERGYSPVTFDAPGHGESTGKTTTILEYRDVITQLHAEHGDFEAVVAHSLGATASFFALRQGVRAGRVSVIGGVVDFDYVVEAFCSKLGLREQVRAELRGRIEHELFPQEADIWSRFSVVHEPERVSAPILVVQDENDDMVRPEQALRITAAYGDQARLVTTRRLGHRRILADAAVVTEVVDFVTADPSAAGTEAGARTR comes from the coding sequence ATGGATGCCACCGCGGCAGTCGTTCGAACGGCGATCAACAGCACCTCCTGTGTCTCGGAGCGACTGGCCGGCAAGGGCGCGTTCGGCCTGTTCCGGAACCCGATGGGGCACAGCAAGCTGCGCCCCTCCGAACACCCGGTGATGGAGCGGGCGCGGACCGGGCGGCTGGAGGTCCACGGGAAGTCGGTGGCCACCTACCACTGGGGCAGCGGCGAGCGTCCGGTGCTGCTGGTGCACGGCTGGGAGTCGCGTGGTTCGCGCTTCTCCGCCTTCGCCGCCGCGCTGCTGGAACGCGGCTACAGCCCGGTCACCTTCGACGCGCCGGGCCACGGCGAGTCCACCGGCAAGACCACGACCATCCTTGAGTACCGTGACGTGATCACCCAACTGCACGCCGAGCACGGCGACTTCGAGGCGGTGGTGGCGCACTCGCTGGGGGCCACGGCCAGCTTCTTCGCGCTGCGCCAGGGCGTGCGGGCCGGACGGGTCTCCGTCATCGGAGGGGTGGTCGACTTCGACTACGTGGTCGAGGCCTTCTGCTCCAAGCTCGGCCTGCGCGAGCAGGTGCGGGCGGAGCTGCGGGGCCGGATCGAGCACGAGCTGTTCCCGCAGGAGGCGGACATCTGGAGCCGCTTCTCGGTGGTGCACGAGCCGGAGCGGGTGTCGGCGCCGATCCTGGTGGTGCAGGACGAGAACGACGACATGGTGCGGCCGGAGCAGGCGCTGCGGATCACCGCGGCCTACGGCGACCAGGCGCGGCTGGTGACCACCCGCCGCCTGGGCCACCGGCGGATCCTGGCGGATGCCGCGGTGGTCACCGAGGTGGTGGACTTCGTCACCGCCGACCCCAGCGCGGCCGGTACCGAGGCCGGGGCCCGGACCCGGTGA
- a CDS encoding TIGR03086 family metal-binding protein, protein MDLLELDRSAVLESVRILESAGPIDWELPTPCPQWTLRQLVEHMAAGHRGFAAATRGEADDLAAWHAHPLPGDPLDGYRESVAAVLEAFAQPGVLVREFTLPEITTRITFPGRVAVGFHLLDYVAHSWDVAAALGARTEPAPELAEAALAIALQVPDDERRLTPDAQFQPSILPPPGTGTFELFLYSIGRDPHWSAPKDPVNSQEDSHVR, encoded by the coding sequence ATGGACCTCCTCGAACTCGACCGCAGCGCCGTCCTTGAGTCCGTGCGCATCCTGGAGTCGGCAGGCCCCATCGACTGGGAACTGCCCACACCCTGCCCGCAGTGGACGCTCCGTCAGCTGGTGGAGCACATGGCGGCGGGACACCGCGGCTTCGCCGCCGCGACCCGGGGTGAGGCCGACGACCTCGCCGCCTGGCACGCCCACCCGCTGCCCGGTGACCCGCTCGACGGCTACCGCGAGTCGGTCGCCGCCGTGCTCGAAGCCTTCGCCCAGCCTGGAGTTCTGGTACGGGAGTTCACCCTTCCGGAGATCACCACCAGGATCACCTTCCCGGGCCGGGTGGCGGTCGGCTTCCACCTGCTCGACTACGTCGCGCACTCCTGGGACGTCGCCGCCGCCCTCGGCGCGCGCACCGAGCCCGCGCCGGAGCTGGCCGAGGCCGCACTGGCGATCGCGCTCCAGGTGCCCGACGACGAGCGCCGGCTCACCCCCGACGCGCAGTTCCAGCCCAGCATCCTGCCGCCGCCCGGGACCGGGACCTTCGAGCTGTTCCTGTACTCGATCGGCCGCGACCCCCACTGGTCCGCCCCCAAGGACCCCGTCAACTCACAGGAAGACAGCCATGTTCGCTGA
- a CDS encoding thioesterase family protein — protein MLDSGLLFTGGERAHCRTRPDPYASLGGLFAAKEAFVKAVSSLGGAPAYTFPDIEVVHGPAGQPRIRPRGQIGRWCAERQLTVELSISHTGDLAGAVVVLLSQDGDGATAADRAARRRPEPNEPEPSQPEQSQPEQSQAETRGSDAVSAADLLDLVEHRCEVALRPNDFDWAGHLNNSVYPQLLETGRWEWGLANGVDVRNSQLIAVVVQLHLDYLIPVLWDPVGRVAVRSRVAEQSPYSFTLAQDVERTDGTVVARGMVKLSLVDRGTQRIHRANRHSLFGVRAEPSAGVPVGAYGGAA, from the coding sequence TTGCTGGATAGCGGACTGCTCTTCACCGGCGGTGAGCGTGCCCACTGCCGGACCCGGCCCGACCCGTACGCCTCCCTCGGCGGGCTGTTCGCCGCCAAGGAGGCGTTCGTCAAGGCCGTCAGCTCGCTCGGCGGGGCTCCCGCGTACACCTTTCCCGACATCGAGGTGGTGCACGGCCCCGCCGGGCAGCCGAGGATCCGGCCGCGCGGTCAGATCGGCCGCTGGTGCGCCGAGCGGCAGCTGACCGTGGAGCTGTCGATCAGCCACACCGGCGACCTGGCGGGCGCCGTCGTCGTCCTGCTCTCCCAGGACGGCGACGGCGCCACCGCGGCGGACCGCGCGGCCCGGCGGCGCCCCGAGCCGAACGAACCCGAGCCGAGTCAACCCGAGCAGAGTCAACCCGAGCAGAGCCAAGCCGAGACCCGAGGGAGTGACGCAGTGAGCGCGGCCGACCTGCTGGACCTGGTGGAACACCGCTGCGAGGTGGCGCTGCGGCCGAACGACTTCGACTGGGCCGGACACCTCAACAACAGCGTCTACCCGCAACTGTTGGAGACCGGCCGCTGGGAGTGGGGCCTGGCCAACGGCGTCGATGTGAGGAACAGTCAACTCATCGCGGTGGTCGTGCAGTTGCACCTCGACTACCTGATCCCGGTGCTCTGGGACCCGGTCGGCCGGGTCGCCGTCCGCAGCCGGGTGGCGGAGCAGTCGCCGTACAGCTTCACCCTCGCCCAGGACGTCGAGCGGACCGACGGCACGGTGGTCGCCCGCGGGATGGTCAAGCTCAGCCTGGTGGACCGGGGGACCCAGCGCATCCACCGCGCCAACCGGCACTCGCTGTTCGGCGTGCGCGCCGAGCCGAGCGCGGGCGTGCCCGTCGGCGCGTACGGCGGTGCCGCGTGA
- a CDS encoding AMP-binding protein, with translation MSTVVSTGADAAPRAAEYPTLSQAIAAQAHRTDAAVTFGTSARRERRSFPQLAEEIAAAAAGFADQGVRPGDRVMLRAVGSHDGVIALLGLMHAGAVPVSVKPKVPGAVTGQYLATVAEQQRTRFAFRVSGTGLAELDLRLRPGAGGTMAAPGEPEQIAFVQYTSGSTGMPRPIPLSHRAVLTNIRAIGTVAGMRPGHTGLVALPLHHDMGLVGMLSTLVEGISLVIEEPGTFLRRPMAALNLAREYEGVHSAFPDFMLRYLSARISEVGGYPDPGLLAGWRTVFCGAEPIRRASVRNFLERTAPWGFDPTALLFCFGLAEAALIATSHRYRSDAVSFHEQGNSAVACLGEPIPGLTLALLGQDGLPCAEGELGTVQLRGETMFSGHDGVTDHRRVWFDTGDLGVLRSGQLYLSGRRGDRMSVNGVNIFVTDIEQQVMREPGVEECVALPQGDSYTVLVVPARTAGIDAARIAERLTADFGVAPLSVREVRHSDITRTASGKPARTHMTAQLEKGAQV, from the coding sequence GTGAGCACCGTCGTCAGCACCGGCGCGGACGCGGCGCCCCGCGCCGCCGAGTACCCGACCCTCTCCCAGGCCATCGCCGCGCAGGCGCACCGGACCGACGCGGCGGTCACCTTCGGCACCTCGGCCCGACGCGAACGGCGGAGCTTCCCGCAGCTCGCGGAGGAGATCGCGGCCGCCGCCGCCGGCTTCGCCGACCAGGGCGTGCGCCCCGGCGACCGGGTGATGCTGCGCGCCGTCGGCTCCCACGACGGCGTGATCGCGCTGCTCGGCCTGATGCACGCCGGGGCGGTACCGGTCTCGGTCAAGCCCAAGGTCCCGGGCGCCGTCACCGGGCAGTACCTGGCGACCGTCGCCGAGCAGCAGCGCACCCGGTTCGCCTTCCGGGTCTCCGGCACCGGCCTGGCCGAGCTCGACCTGCGGCTGCGCCCCGGCGCCGGGGGCACCATGGCCGCGCCCGGCGAGCCGGAGCAGATCGCCTTCGTGCAGTACACCTCCGGTTCCACCGGGATGCCCCGGCCGATCCCGCTCAGCCACCGCGCGGTGCTCACCAACATCCGGGCCATCGGCACGGTCGCGGGCATGCGTCCGGGCCACACCGGCCTGGTGGCGCTGCCGCTGCACCACGACATGGGGCTGGTCGGCATGCTGAGCACCCTGGTCGAGGGGATCAGCCTGGTGATCGAGGAGCCGGGGACCTTCCTGCGCCGCCCGATGGCGGCGCTGAACCTGGCCCGCGAGTACGAGGGGGTGCACAGCGCCTTCCCCGACTTCATGCTGCGCTACCTCTCGGCCCGGATCAGCGAGGTCGGCGGCTACCCGGACCCGGGACTGCTGGCCGGCTGGCGCACGGTGTTCTGCGGCGCGGAGCCGATCCGCCGCGCGTCGGTCCGCAACTTCCTTGAGCGGACCGCCCCCTGGGGCTTCGACCCGACCGCGCTGCTGTTCTGCTTCGGCCTGGCGGAGGCCGCGCTGATCGCCACCAGCCACCGCTACCGCTCCGATGCCGTCTCCTTCCACGAGCAGGGCAACAGCGCCGTGGCCTGCCTCGGCGAGCCCATCCCCGGGCTCACCCTGGCGCTCCTGGGACAGGACGGACTCCCCTGCGCGGAAGGTGAGTTGGGCACGGTCCAGCTACGCGGCGAGACGATGTTCAGCGGCCACGACGGGGTCACCGACCACCGCCGGGTCTGGTTCGACACCGGCGACCTGGGGGTGCTCCGCTCCGGGCAGCTGTACCTCAGCGGGCGTCGCGGCGACCGGATGTCCGTCAACGGGGTCAACATCTTCGTCACCGACATCGAGCAGCAGGTGATGCGCGAACCCGGGGTCGAGGAGTGCGTGGCCCTGCCGCAGGGCGACTCCTACACCGTGCTGGTGGTCCCGGCCCGCACCGCCGGGATCGACGCCGCGCGGATCGCCGAACGGCTCACCGCGGACTTCGGTGTGGCGCCGCTCTCGGTCCGCGAGGTCCGGCACAGCGACATCACCCGCACCGCCAGCGGCAAGCCGGCCCGCACCCACATGACCGCACAGCTGGAGAAGGGAGCACAGGTATGA
- a CDS encoding 4Fe-4S dicluster domain-containing protein encodes MTHVVTEGCVHCKYAECITYCPVACFREADTFLVIDPLECIDCGNCVQACPTDAIYPEEELPDELAAALEWNARLSTALPLATTRVQPLADADAWNGTPDKWRSLPPEQAPALG; translated from the coding sequence ATGACCCACGTCGTCACCGAGGGCTGTGTCCACTGCAAGTACGCCGAGTGCATCACCTACTGCCCGGTCGCCTGCTTCCGCGAGGCCGACACCTTCCTGGTGATCGACCCGCTGGAGTGCATCGACTGCGGCAACTGCGTGCAGGCCTGCCCGACCGACGCGATCTACCCCGAGGAGGAGCTCCCCGACGAGCTGGCCGCGGCCCTGGAGTGGAACGCCCGGCTGTCCACCGCGCTCCCGCTGGCCACCACCCGGGTCCAGCCGCTCGCGGACGCCGACGCCTGGAACGGCACCCCGGACAAGTGGCGCTCGCTGCCGCCCGAGCAGGCCCCGGCCCTAGGCTGA
- the htpX gene encoding zinc metalloprotease HtpX: MRSRFASDRQLTVRMVSVIFLLGLLYVAFIAALIVLLKSAVAVVVIVGGLLVAQYWYSDRIALFAMHATEVTADDQPHLHGAVDRLCAVADMPKPRVAVADTDLPNAFATGRNADHAVICVTTGLLRRLEPEELDGVLAHELSHVAHRDVAVITIASFLGVLAGLIARFALYSGMLRGRRGNPQLALVFAAVMGASVTVYAVSFLLIRTLSRYRELAADRSAAELTGRPSALASALVKVSGDIARIPSRDLRTAQNFNAFFFAPALGRQRDLSTLFATHPSLEQRLDALAKISARLGEGA, translated from the coding sequence ATGCGTTCGCGTTTCGCTTCCGATCGGCAGCTGACCGTGCGGATGGTCAGTGTCATCTTCCTCCTCGGCCTGCTTTACGTGGCCTTCATCGCCGCGCTGATCGTGCTGCTCAAGTCGGCGGTGGCGGTGGTGGTCATCGTCGGCGGCCTGCTGGTGGCCCAGTACTGGTACTCGGACCGGATCGCCCTGTTCGCGATGCACGCCACCGAGGTCACCGCCGACGACCAGCCGCACCTGCACGGAGCGGTGGACCGGCTCTGCGCGGTGGCCGACATGCCCAAGCCCCGGGTCGCCGTGGCCGACACCGACCTGCCGAACGCCTTCGCCACCGGCCGCAACGCCGACCACGCGGTGATCTGCGTGACCACCGGCCTGCTGCGGCGGCTGGAGCCCGAGGAGTTGGACGGCGTGCTCGCGCACGAGCTGTCGCACGTGGCGCACCGCGACGTCGCGGTGATCACCATCGCCTCGTTCCTGGGCGTGCTCGCCGGTCTGATCGCCCGCTTCGCGCTGTACTCCGGAATGCTCCGCGGGCGGCGCGGCAACCCGCAGCTGGCGCTGGTCTTCGCGGCGGTGATGGGGGCGTCGGTGACCGTCTACGCGGTCAGCTTCCTGCTGATCCGCACCCTGTCCCGGTACCGCGAGCTGGCCGCCGACCGGTCCGCCGCCGAGCTCACCGGGCGCCCGTCGGCGCTGGCCTCGGCGCTGGTGAAGGTCAGCGGGGACATCGCCCGGATCCCCAGCCGGGACCTGCGCACCGCGCAGAACTTCAACGCCTTCTTCTTCGCGCCCGCCCTGGGCAGGCAGCGCGACCTGTCCACCCTGTTCGCCACCCACCCCAGCCTGGAGCAGCGGCTGGACGCGCTGGCCAAGATCTCCGCCCGGCTCGGCGAGGGCGCCTGA
- a CDS encoding Pr6Pr family membrane protein: MALSTKIEGSAKVALALLAVAALATTLDQAVHTDEGVANWVSYFTNLSNLLGAATFLIGGLALLRGGRPVPDRLRGAATLYLVITGAVYWALLADTIDAQTIVWANDTVHGVMPAAMLADWLLRPPARPLRWSKGLPWLVFPLAYLAYSLIRGPYAHWYPYDFLDPRLPGGYQHVAVWSVIITVAFTAVMSLLILLGGVRSRQRAAAPVG; this comes from the coding sequence ATGGCTCTTAGCACCAAGATCGAGGGTTCGGCCAAGGTCGCACTCGCACTGCTGGCGGTCGCGGCCCTCGCGACCACGCTGGACCAGGCCGTCCACACCGACGAGGGCGTGGCCAACTGGGTGTCCTACTTCACCAACCTCTCCAACCTGCTCGGCGCGGCGACCTTCCTGATCGGCGGCCTGGCCCTGCTGCGCGGCGGCAGGCCGGTGCCGGACCGGCTGCGCGGCGCGGCCACCCTCTACCTGGTGATCACCGGGGCGGTGTACTGGGCACTGCTGGCCGACACCATCGACGCGCAGACCATCGTCTGGGCGAACGACACGGTGCACGGCGTGATGCCGGCCGCGATGCTCGCGGACTGGCTGCTGCGCCCGCCCGCGCGGCCGCTGCGCTGGTCGAAGGGGCTGCCGTGGCTGGTCTTCCCACTGGCCTACCTGGCCTACTCGCTGATCCGCGGCCCGTACGCGCACTGGTACCCGTACGACTTCCTGGACCCGCGGCTGCCCGGCGGCTACCAGCACGTGGCGGTCTGGTCGGTGATCATCACGGTGGCGTTCACCGCGGTCATGTCGCTGCTGATCCTGCTCGGCGGGGTCCGGTCCCGGCAGCGGGCCGCCGCGCCGGTGGGCTGA
- a CDS encoding universal stress protein — translation MADPVIVGVDAAPGMAGTVDWAADEARHRGTRLHLVHAWLPQPEDTPDAGCDPVLRRAAELLLADLAARAAARQPGLAVSSGIVVDGPRDALTALSAAAELLVLGARGSGGFPGLLAGSTSLYLAATAVCPVVVVPAAWADGTGDAAGAAAGAAAGAAAGAAAGAAAGGRAGSGGGVAVGVRGKGAAEAPLSFAFETAQRLRLPLRVVHAWRNPPLLTRGRALPPVYEAGQIADEQARLMAEILAGWRQRYPDVAVEVDTVRSGAAKHLVELSRTERLLVLGRHGTPEGVIGRLGSVSQAVVHHSRCPVAVLPPTPSGD, via the coding sequence ATGGCAGACCCCGTGATCGTCGGCGTCGACGCCGCACCGGGGATGGCCGGCACCGTCGACTGGGCCGCTGACGAGGCCCGGCACCGGGGCACCCGGCTGCACCTCGTCCACGCCTGGCTGCCGCAGCCCGAGGACACCCCCGACGCGGGCTGCGACCCGGTGCTGCGCCGCGCGGCCGAGCTGCTGCTCGCCGACCTCGCGGCCCGGGCCGCCGCCCGGCAGCCCGGCCTCGCGGTCAGCAGCGGAATCGTGGTGGACGGACCCCGGGACGCGCTGACCGCGCTCAGTGCCGCCGCCGAGCTGCTGGTGCTCGGTGCCCGGGGCTCGGGCGGCTTCCCCGGCCTGTTGGCCGGGTCCACCAGCCTGTACCTGGCGGCCACCGCCGTCTGCCCGGTAGTGGTCGTCCCGGCCGCCTGGGCGGACGGAACGGGCGACGCGGCGGGCGCCGCGGCGGGCGCCGCGGCGGGCGCCGCGGCGGGCGCCGCGGCGGGCGCCGCGGCGGGCGGCCGGGCGGGTTCCGGCGGCGGGGTGGCGGTCGGGGTGCGCGGCAAGGGCGCCGCCGAGGCGCCGCTCTCCTTCGCCTTCGAGACCGCGCAGCGGCTGCGGCTGCCGCTGCGGGTGGTCCACGCCTGGCGCAATCCCCCGCTGCTGACACGCGGCCGGGCGCTGCCGCCGGTCTACGAGGCGGGCCAGATCGCGGACGAGCAGGCCCGGCTGATGGCCGAGATCCTGGCCGGGTGGCGGCAGCGGTACCCCGACGTCGCGGTCGAGGTGGACACGGTGCGCTCCGGGGCGGCCAAGCACCTGGTGGAGCTCTCCCGGACGGAGCGGCTGCTGGTGCTCGGCCGCCACGGCACCCCGGAGGGGGTGATCGGCCGGCTCGGCTCGGTGAGCCAGGCCGTGGTCCACCACTCGCGCTGCCCGGTCGCGGTGCTGCCGCCGACCCCGTCCGGGGACTGA
- a CDS encoding cold-shock protein, which produces MTTATVREWYEEDGWGVLDSPETPGGCFVHFSDVAMRGLRRLTPGQRVELDWEAPGFKQDGYDYRAVRVVP; this is translated from the coding sequence ATGACGACGGCGACTGTTCGCGAATGGTACGAAGAGGACGGCTGGGGCGTACTCGACTCGCCCGAGACACCGGGTGGCTGCTTCGTCCACTTCAGCGATGTGGCGATGCGCGGGCTGCGTCGGCTCACCCCCGGTCAGCGGGTCGAACTCGACTGGGAGGCACCCGGCTTCAAGCAGGACGGCTACGACTACCGGGCGGTCCGGGTGGTTCCGTGA
- a CDS encoding luciferase family protein: MKAACRAWEQLESWADLTTAPASCGQGRALIANGGEIAHLHNDHDADLNLTDEAIERMRTELEQSTAVRLHSGTGWVTLRLDCDQDAELMVSLVSIALQAHDRHRPRTPVRPCNLGHISIMHAEQQSAGAGKSGAPRRFHVPRLALGRARPQQGRRMA, from the coding sequence ATGAAGGCTGCATGTCGCGCCTGGGAACAGCTGGAGTCCTGGGCCGACCTCACCACCGCACCCGCCAGTTGCGGCCAGGGCCGGGCCCTGATCGCGAACGGCGGCGAGATCGCCCACCTCCACAACGACCACGACGCCGATCTGAACCTGACCGACGAGGCCATCGAGCGGATGCGCACGGAGCTGGAGCAGTCCACCGCCGTACGCCTGCACTCGGGTACCGGTTGGGTCACCCTGCGTCTGGACTGCGACCAGGACGCCGAACTGATGGTCTCCCTGGTCAGTATCGCGCTCCAGGCGCACGACCGGCACCGGCCGCGGACCCCGGTCCGGCCGTGCAACCTCGGTCACATCTCGATCATGCACGCGGAGCAGCAGTCCGCGGGCGCCGGGAAGTCCGGTGCGCCGCGCAGGTTCCACGTGCCCCGGCTCGCCCTCGGACGGGCCCGCCCGCAGCAGGGCCGCCGGATGGCCTGA
- a CDS encoding MFS transporter — MALSDSDLRRPRGWALLTWERPRPELIRTRPWAWRLAVATVCFGAFMGQLDASIVTLTYQALRNQFHTPLAAVQWVSLAYMLTLVALLIPVGRLSDKHGRKLVYLYGFGLFTAASAACGLAPTLSLLIVFRVVQAAGAAMLQANSVALVTTSAPPERMRAALGMQAAGQAIGLALGPTIGGALVDTIGWRWVFGINVPVGIVALVAGHYLLPRTRQRSGGDRIDLPGVALLAASTTALLLALSVASGLGLPQWAAAALLALAVAAGWAFVRRQARCADPLVDLRLLRTGGTAPGLFGGLCGYLVLFGPLVLVPVGLARQGIGALQSGLVLTALPVGFAVAATLADRLLPPAWDNRARSRAGTLGCVLALALMTLLPLREALLPAPLALLGLALGVFLPANNTAVMRAVPATAAGTGGGMVNMTRGLGTALGVAAVTLTLHLVPGRTGIAAAFAVLTACAVLGWTTVARRPGRTARGNARGNASGGGP; from the coding sequence ATGGCCCTGTCAGACTCCGACCTTCGCCGCCCGCGCGGCTGGGCGCTGCTCACCTGGGAGCGACCACGCCCCGAGCTGATCCGCACCCGCCCCTGGGCCTGGCGGCTGGCGGTGGCCACCGTCTGCTTCGGCGCCTTCATGGGCCAGCTCGACGCCAGCATCGTCACGCTCACCTACCAAGCGCTGCGGAACCAGTTCCACACCCCGCTCGCGGCCGTGCAGTGGGTCTCGCTGGCCTACATGCTGACGCTGGTCGCGCTGCTCATCCCGGTCGGCCGACTGTCCGACAAGCACGGGCGCAAGCTCGTCTACCTGTACGGCTTCGGGTTGTTCACCGCCGCCTCCGCCGCCTGCGGACTGGCCCCGACGCTGAGCCTGCTGATCGTCTTCCGGGTGGTCCAGGCGGCGGGCGCGGCCATGCTCCAGGCGAACAGCGTCGCGCTGGTCACCACCAGCGCCCCGCCGGAGAGGATGCGCGCCGCCCTGGGCATGCAGGCCGCCGGACAGGCGATCGGGCTGGCCCTCGGCCCGACCATCGGCGGCGCGCTGGTCGACACCATCGGCTGGCGCTGGGTCTTCGGCATCAACGTCCCGGTCGGCATCGTCGCCCTGGTCGCCGGGCACTACCTGCTGCCGCGCACCCGGCAGCGCTCCGGCGGCGACCGGATCGACCTGCCCGGGGTGGCGCTGCTGGCCGCCTCCACCACCGCGCTGCTGCTCGCCCTGTCGGTGGCCTCCGGTCTCGGCCTGCCGCAGTGGGCCGCCGCCGCGCTGCTGGCACTGGCCGTGGCCGCCGGCTGGGCCTTCGTCCGCCGCCAGGCCCGCTGCGCCGACCCGCTGGTGGACCTGCGACTGCTGCGCACCGGCGGGACGGCGCCGGGGCTGTTCGGCGGGCTCTGCGGCTACCTGGTGCTGTTCGGCCCGCTGGTGCTGGTCCCGGTCGGCCTGGCCCGGCAGGGCATCGGCGCGCTCCAGTCCGGCCTGGTGCTGACCGCGCTGCCGGTCGGCTTCGCGGTCGCCGCCACCCTGGCCGACCGGTTGCTGCCACCGGCCTGGGACAACCGCGCCCGCAGCCGTGCCGGAACCCTCGGCTGCGTCCTCGCACTCGCGCTGATGACGCTGCTGCCGCTGCGGGAGGCCCTGCTGCCCGCGCCGCTGGCGCTGCTGGGACTGGCGCTGGGGGTCTTCCTGCCCGCCAACAACACCGCCGTGATGCGGGCCGTCCCGGCCACCGCCGCCGGAACCGGCGGCGGCATGGTCAACATGACCCGGGGCCTCGGCACCGCGCTCGGCGTCGCCGCCGTCACGCTGACCCTGCACCTGGTCCCGGGCCGGACCGGGATCGCCGCGGCCTTCGCGGTACTGACGGCCTGCGCGGTGCTCGGCTGGACCACGGTCGCCCGCCGCCCGGGCCGGACGGCGCGGGGCAACGCGCGGGGGAACGCGTCGGGCGGGGGCCCGTGA